A region of the Ranitomeya imitator isolate aRanImi1 chromosome 5, aRanImi1.pri, whole genome shotgun sequence genome:
tctcacagtcaatatttgtggggggctatctatcctttggggattttctctgaggcaagataggtttcctgtttctgtctttaggggtagttagatcttaggctgtgccgaggggtctagggagtgttaggtaccccccacggctacttctagttgcgctgctaggttcagggtttgcggtcagtacagggaccaccttctccagagtccgtctcatgctgctcctaggccaccagatcataacagacgggTCCGtgtctgccggctgaaggaccgttccagaacctggtgcgacagttgtgctgtgtgtgctgtgaaaaaagaaaactgaaaattaataccaaaacataacaagacggtacatcctgtggaatttgaaattacatattatgtcaatgcaatacaaccggaagcatgtgagaaatacttacgttctcatgagaaggaccggtcttaaaaaggacagcacacgatggtacttgtacagccggtgccttgctccggaaccacttgcagcacgattctctgcgcgcaggtccttgttgaagcggtccttcatggaacgccaacgtgttcttattttctccactgtgaaataaaaataaaatataatggtcagaaaatggacttttggccgtgcaaagacaactgtgtgtgatgaaagaaactcatcacacacagtcaagagagcacggccaaggtctctgctgcttcacactgcattgcaatacttaccaaatgcattacggacccgtggcggggcattctcccagccatcccacaacgcttgggccacctcactccacaaccgacggagcgtgctgttcactgcgtgctgtggatcccggccgtcccacaacggaactcgctcctggacaagTGTTATCAGGAGGTCGTTATCTATCCTGTCATCgtctcatcgtcccgttgtgaaacctaaaattaaaagaaaatcatttaagtttgctcaatcacattaggaaaaaaaaataacagatgatgagaaatggcatgaatatgaaagtcaactcagAAAAGGATTctagaagaaaaattaaaagaaatacaagggtaaagaaaggaagattcaagaatattacaatgaggacagtctgccttgtatacatacccgctgccgtcttcccaccggaccttgactccgctgctccgtccctctctgtccctcagttgaagtgttctaaaaaaaaaaaaaaaaaaatcaaattgtcacatgtgtcgatgtgacagtgaatacttatcaagctgacgggccaaaaactaacctcactcacatgatccacttccgactgatgtggctcaaactcctcatcagatgaagactctgcagaagacattctgatgcatgttgaaagaaaaaaaaggaagaaattaggacatgtagatccaaaaaattgaaaataaaggcattgcctaggatatactcacattgctctgggtcttgtccaccaaaatgcgtcctggcagtgtcttgtcttcttgggagtctgatgagaagtgaccagaaacttctcccaacctcccttttatctccctgctgctagggggtggcttatcagtgtctagaccacCTTATCTAAATTAAAACGCatacgtttaaaaacgcatgcaaacgcatgcacaaaaaaacgcatgcgtttccattgactccaatgtattttttgacacaaaaaaacgcatgaaaacgcatgcgtttttatgtgtcaaaaaacgcctctcaaaaatactacatgttgcatttctgcaaaagaacgcatgcagcaaaaaacgcatgcgtttcaaaacgcaaccaaacgcgtacaaaaaaaacgcatgcatatttaatgttaaagatagggaaaaaaaacgcatgcgtttttttgtgcaaaaaatgctgcagacaaaaacgcaaatgtgaaaccaccctaaaaaaTTGGACAACTATTTAATTTCAGGAGCAGatacagacagaagaggcccctgtgcaagaaaaaaatatgggccctttgcagtccattagctcatcataatgcacaattctactCACTTTCGATGTAGACGTGGACCTCATTACATCCTGCATAGGTTTCACTAATGGTATGTctgtattatttaaccccttcgccCGAAGCCTGTTTACACATTCCTGATCAGGCTGATTTTTACAATtcggaccactgtcactttatgaggtcagaactttggaacgcttcaacggatcccactgagtcTGAGGCTGTTTCCTTGTAacttattttacttcatgatagtggtaaaatttctttgatatgacttgcatttatttgtgaaaaagctggaaatttggggaaaatattttaaattttgcaattttcaaacttttaatttttatgctcttaaatcagagtcatatcacacaaaatagttaataaacaacatttgccacatgtctactttacatcagtgagcagcgatttctaatttttacaacaaagtttgcgaaacaattttttttagggaataAAAATTTGTCTCACAGTTTTTACTAAACgtggcaatgccccatatgtggctgtacagtactacttagccatacggagagactcgggagggacagaatgctatttgcctcctggaatgcagattttcctagaattatTTGTGGATTCAATATAAAGAGCCTCAAAGTGAGAGAGAAAAACAGaggtccccctcaagtgaccccattctggaaattataacccttttgaAATTTActgtatctacagatgtagtgacgattttgactgcaTGGGTgtcttccagaaacaagcagcaaaaaaattagcaaaaatttctacatttctgttttttttttagtcaagatggggtgcagagtgtacattaatgagagcaaaatgaactttttttgaatttaccaaatggctgcaatgaaacaaagagtgaaaaatttaaaggggtctgaatactttccatacccactatacATCGGGGTTTCTATCTAAATTTCTGAGTGGatcaatggatccattcactaaaatgaggcagcagagttactctggacttcatctggcctctgttcagcgatgtcattctttcagaagtgcacaaaaatgtggccgatggcacttttatgcaatcctgcaAAGATGGACACcatcggatcacaggtcctatggcgttcacagtgcctccacctccttcaTTATAGGGCATCTTCCAGAGACGGTTCTGtctaaatcacatatttcagagatttacatggaaattctGGTGTTAGCACTCAgcttagagcgcaggataaatgtgcttcgagccttactgcaatctttgggaggcagaatgaaaaaatcaacagcaggtgaagaattggttttatttattattttgcacttttcctcgtgtggtataagtgattaggcaactttattcttctggctggtgcgattacagagatatcagatttatatctggtttttatgcttggtgtcacacactaaaagacactttttattgcaaaaactagtttttgcatcatcatattttgaaagctataatttttccatatttcggcttacagagtcatgttatggcttgttttttgcaggacgagctgacgtttttatttgtaccattttcgggcacatggcattttttaattgctttctattctgatttttgggagacacaatgaacaaaaaacagcaattcaggaattcagCGTGGGGTAAAATtgttaaagcagctttattctttgggtcagtacaattacagtgatacccaatttagtttttttttatgttttggctcttttacacaaACTTAAACTAGCCTGGCTTGAACAAAATGGatcaaaaaccaaaaaacataacgTACCAAAATAAGCAGGTTTTTGAAAAAATGGAAgcgttaaaacgtaacttttactgtaTTACTTGGTAAAAAGTGGTGTAAACAAACAGtgccactaaggtgctagtgctgacatatacaaaaacacaaaaacgaacAGACCATAAAATATCTCACTGCCTCAGATCACCCCAAAGGACCAAGAAACGGTCACCATTGGGACAGAAATAAACAAACCCAGCTAGTAGTGGAGTCCACCGTGCCACAACAGAGGGAATCCCCCCTACCAATATCATCAGATGAATAATTGTGATAACATACTACCCCGTAAAAACGGGGGCCACACACTTTAAGACGGTAGGTATATCGGGGGATACCTCTCACGGAGCTCCTCTGTGAGGGGTGTAGAATACAGTTTTGATAGATCCTACAATGGCAGTGTACAGATGCAATATGCTGGATATGCAGACAAATGCATGACCCTATATGACATAGGTCCTGGATTGACTGGACATCTCCCAACCAGTGGCCAAACAGACAATAACACCGATTCCCAGTGAGGGAAACCTCTCAAGGTGTATGTCCACGCGGGCCACCTAATGGGATTTAATATGATGAGGCGCACATTCACGGTCATCTATTCATGGTGAACCGTTCCCACCGTGCTGCCTCACTCCACTATAAGACGGGTAAAAAATACCCTAAAGCCAAAAAAGGTAGGTATGTACGGATAGATAAAACTATCCCTAAAACACTATTAATACCCCCATGGACAAAAGCCTCCATAAAAGTGCATAAGTCAGACATAACCAAGACCCAGAATAACAAAGATTATTCCAAAATagcaaaataaattaataaatagataaatacttTATACGGAGTGACACGGCAGACCCTCAATGAATGGAAAAGATAGGCAAAGGTTGAAACTACACAATCTCCTATTAGGCCCTCCCTATCCTGAtccctacctcacgcggaggttggcaccttaaacctgcgcagtggcgcccccactcaacggcggctgtccctagAAAAAAGATGCCCTGGTTCGCCCTGCTTCTACAGGAAGGAAAAAAGCTCAATtggtcattaagaccatgtggTGTTGTGGTTTGTAGTCAAAATATCCATTTGCTTTCCCTTTGCAAAATGTTCCTGTCCCAGTCACCACCTCTTTGGGGCTGGTATACTCTATCTATCCCCATGAATTTTATGGCCTTCGGATTGCCTTGGTGTACCCTGTTGATATGGTTAGCCACCGGGGTGTCTCTCCCTTTTATCATGTTCCTGTGGTGCTCACCTACCCTCCTTCTCAGCTCTCTACTCGTCTTTCCAATATACTCCACTCCGCATTCACAAGTCATCTTATAGATTACACCCTTAGTCTTACAGTTTATGAAGTGGTTGATGTGGAAGATTTTTCCTGTCACATTACTGACAAACTCCTTTCCTTGGCAAAGTGCCCCACAGTATTTACAGCTACCacatttacacaataaaaactatttaatagaaaaaattatttttgcattgctttattctgagagctataacttttttatttttctgcttatggagctgtatggtggcttgtttttttgcaggacaagatgacatttttagtagttccatttttatttaaatttgactttttgattgcatttAATTGCACTttctgttcggcggtatgatgataaagcattgttttttgcctcttttttttacagtgttcacagaaggggttaacttagtgggacagttttgtacGGATCATTacggatgcagtgataccaaatatgtgtacttttattgtttattttttaatttatataaataagtgtattggaaaaatatttgtttttttctaatttaattggggactttaaaaaaaatatttttatgcttttatttatttatttttttaacttttttacatttttcccatctgggacatcactgtatagtgtcagatgcTTCTGCACTGCTGAGTATCCCATCATCATCTTAcaggcagggaaggaagccaccttCCCTGTAGGACCCTGAAGAACACCGTGGCCGTCTTGAggctgggggtctccatggagaccatcgggACAACGCAATCATATTGCGCTGTCCTAATGGAAGCGTGCAGGGAATGGTATACCCCTCTATTTCACTGTCACTAGTGACAGCAGCAACAGAGGGGTCAAATGCCCgtgattggtgctagcaccgatcgtggatgTTACTGCGGGGtgtctcacacagagctgacacccgcacccgattgcCGCAGCATTCAGCGTGAGGCCGCATGATCGGTGAACCGTAACTATACTGCTGTTTGTTGGAATGCAGctcctgcagagcagtatatgtacagtggattttgggaaggggttaaagtaaaccaATTCAATTAAAAAATGCTATCAGTGAACTCTGATTTAATATATGGGGGTGCTATTCAAGGTGCTCATTCATCAGCGAGAGTAGAGCGGCTGCACAAGCCTCCCCTACTTTAGACGGCCAGTCTAGTCTGCATAACACAATTCAGTGTGAGATCAGCGTGAACATTGTGGATAAACCTTTGAATTAAAGTCTTAATATGACAATATATCCTAAGATGTGGTAAAGTCTGAAACATTGCATATACTGTAACTCTGACCCTTCCTAATAGCTATTAAAAGCTAAAGAATAGATTTGAAAGATTTAGATCTATACTATTATATAGAGAATGACAATGTTGCTTTCTTTGGTAGGTGTTAATCCTATGTCAAAAATGTAAAAGCCAACCAGAGCTCTCGACTTTCACAATTAACAGTGCAAGTCAAGCCGCAATGCACCTGCTAACAGCTGCCATACATTCCAGCATAGGCTCTATATAAAGCCTGTAACCTGCATAGAAAGAACAGCTAGAGGACATTGTATCACTCATCAATATACATGGGGGAAAAGACAAGCACTGGATCAGGTATGAAAAATCATTTAGTTAATCTCTATTATTCTATCATTTAAATAGTTATTGTCAACTTTGAGTTGCTCACTAATGTTGATGAATTTATGAATCAGGGTCTTATATTCCATACAATGAAGAATAATGGGATATGCGGTCATTACAACCATCCATCCAATTACAGTTTCCGAGCCCAGCCAATAAAATGAAGCTTAAAGGTcaaattggaaaaaaaatttataacttttttttcttgctgaaaaacaaaaaaattaaaagcagTAAACCAGTACCCTTAACAATCAGCTCTGGACAGGTTCTAACACAGAAAATGCTGTCCTATTTGTGATACAAATAAAgagaaaccttgcactcaacttatgcTCTTTGTGAATTTTTTAATGCAGTacccaaataaacgtttcggtccaacacaccggaccttcaCCAGTTACGTACTGTGTGTGAAATAACGGAGAGAGACAAGAAAGTGTCTCTGGGCACACCAAGAGAGCGGCGTCTGAGTAGCAAACAGGGAAAAGAGATAAGTTCCACTTATGCAGGAGAGAGGTATAGTGTGCCTGGAAAAGACGCGGAGACACTTTCTTGTCTCTCTCCGTTATTTCACAcacagtacgtaactgatgaaggtccggtgtgttggaccgaaacgtttatttgggtACTGCATTAAAAAATTCACAAAGAgcataagttgagtgcaaggtttctcTTTATTTATactgtaaggtgtgggaacctacctttgcaccaccACCAGTAGTGCACACGTTTCTACCATTCAAGCTATTTGTGATACAAACTTGAAGCAGACCTTCAGTGCCTGAATCttataactaatgtatgtaattttTTGCTGTGTAACTTACTAATTTAAGCATTTTTCATAACATTTTTCTTTAGCTGGAAAAATAATTTTAACGGGATCTGTCACTATATTTCACAGTACAAACTGCACTCACCTTTTAGACCTGATTGTGGAGTGGTGTCCATACTTTGAAAATATatgaatataatataaatataagaATCACTGTATAATCCTAATATTAAAATCAGCATTTTATGAGTTCAATAGGATTATATGGCGattttgacatggattttcaaagtaagtgcatACGCCTCATCAGATCTGAGAGATCTATTTGATAATTGTGACATCTAATGACACATCCTTTTTAAGCATAAAACATAGAGAAACAATTAATAATCTGCTGATCTTTTGCTTTACATAGAATTGTAGTTTCTAAGTATAAAGATTTCACTCTATTCTGTATATGTCAGCTGAGTACAGCCAATATCTGAAGGCttcggccggcgtcacacacagcgtaaaacaatacggtccgtatattacggccgtaatacgctgaaaagtcccgaaaaaagtggtccgtagctcctccgtaggcagggtgtgtcagcgttttttgcgcatggcatcctccgtatgtaatccgtatggcatctgtactgcgtggttttctcgcaggctagcaaaaccaacataccgctatagaagtgatccatgtgtcccaaaaagaaaagaaaatatatatatactgtctatatatatatatatatatatatatatatatatatatatatgtgtgtcagtagacacatatattagagagaagagccggtaattcagtgcggtgtacagtaaaatcacactgacagcttacagtagaataggtagaataaatgtgtacacatagaataggtatatatatatatatatgtcagtgagacacatatatgtatatatatattaatatttattccagcgctagacagcttgaaagccggtaattcaattaccggctttttccttctccttcctaaaacccgacatgatttgagacatggtttacatacagtaaaccatgtcttctctccattttttttgcagattccacactactaatgtcagtagtgtgtatctgcaaaatttggccgttctagctcttaaaataaagggttaaatggcgtaaaaaattggcgtgggctcccgcgcaattttctccgccagagtagtaaagccagtgactgagggaagatattaatagcctggagagggtccacggttattggccccccccggctaaaaatatctgcccccagccaccccagaaaaggcacatctggaagatgcgcctattctggcacttggccactctcttcccattcccgtgtagcggtgggatatggggtaatgaagggttaatgccaccttgctattgtaaggtgacattaagcctaattaataatggagaggcgtcaattatgacacctatccattattaatccaatactagtaaagggttaaataaaacacaaacacattttttaaaattattttaatgaaataaaaacaatggttgttgcagtattttattcaacgcccaatccagtcactgaagaccctcgttctgtgagtaaaaaaacataataaaccaacaatatacttaccctccgcagatctgtaacgtccaacgatgtaaatccttctgaaggggttaaaacattttgcagcaaggagctgtgctaatgcaggctgctcctcgctgcaaaaccccagggaatgaggctaaaaatagatcaatgatctatatttagcttcatttgcggtgaggcgccctctgctggctgttcatagatcgtgggaaattacctagaaagctccctggctttctaggtaatttcccacgatctatgaacagccagcagagggcgcctcaccgcaaatgaagctaaatatagatcattgatctatttttagcctcattccctggggttttgcagcgaggagcagcctgcattagcacagctccttgctgcaaaatgttttaaccccttcagaaggatttacatcgttggacgttacagatctgcggagggtaagtatattgttggtttattatgttttttactcacagaacgagggtcttcagtgactggattgggcgttgaataaaatactgcaacaaccattgtttttatttcattaaaataattttaaaaaatgtgtttgtgttttatttaaccctttattagtattggattaataatggataggtgtcataattgacgcctctccattattaattaggcttaatgtcaccttacaatagcaaggtggcattaacccttcattaccccatatcccaccgctacacgggaatgggaagagagtggccaagtgccagaataggcgcatcttccagatgtgccttttctggggtggctgggggcagatatttttagccaggggggggccaataaccgtggaccctctccaggctattaatatcttccctcagtcactggctttactactctggcggagaaaattgcgcgggagcccacgccaattttttccgccatttaaccctttattttaagagctagaacggccaaattttgcagatacacactactgacattagtagtgtggaatctgcaaaaaaaatggagagaagacatggtttactgtatgtaaaccatgtctcaaatcatgtcgggttttaggaaggagaaggaaaaagccggtaattgaattaccggctttcaagctgtctagcgctggaataaatattaatatatatacacatatgtgtctcactgacatatatatatatatatacctattctatgtgtacacatttattctacctattctactgtaagctgtcagtgtgattttactgtacaccgcactgaattgccggcttttctctctaacagcgctgcgtatttctcgcaagtcacactgcttgtccgtgtgtaatccgtatttttcacgcttccatagactttcattggcgtatttcttgcgcagtacggtgacaaacgcagcatgctgcgattttgtacggccgtagaaagccgtataatactgaccagtaaaatacggcaaataggagcaggggcatagagaataattgtgccgtattttttgcgagttttacggacgtagattctgcgctcttacgtccgtaaaactcgcaagtgtgacgccggccttctaCTTCTACATACTTGTCAGATATTGGGAAAAAACCTGAAATTCCTGTCAAATTAAATTCACTTCAGATCACAGGATAAGAGAACGTTGATGTGTCAGCTTCAGTTGAAATTGTCATACCGAACCTTTTTTAGCTTTGTGCTAGACTTTTCTAAGAAATCTACAGTTTTACAGAATTTTAACTTTACCCCTtttgttattttcatggctctaactCATTTTAGCAAATGTAGATATTTATGTACGTACAGTACAATTCTAATAATCCTTCATTTACTACATGCGCCAATGACATTGCTCTAAGGGTTGTAGAGGCAGCAGTAGCACCCAGCCCTGGTGAAGGCAGAAGATGTAAGAAGAAACCTTTGTTATAAATGGCACTTAATAGGTGGGGGCAGAGTCACATATTTTCCACTGGAGCCCAGGAGCGTCAAGTCATACCACTGATAAAGACAACTACAGAATCTTttgttacttaaagggaatctttacTTAAAATACAATCCATCTGTGGTCCGTGCTGGTCTTTGATGTTAAGCTGCCTGCAAGTGctagctgcagccaatcaatggccacTGCAGCTCTGTGCCATATTAATGATATGATCTCTGATCAGTGATTCCAATAATATGGCATCTGACCTTTTAGGGCAGCAGTATGCTGACTACAGCTTATCAACAAGACCAGTAGACAACTATCTGCCTTCTTTACCCGGCATTGCATCTACCAAAaattcagctgctccacgtcaacggatcagctcttcttcttctgggttgctctgttgatggggcatgactGTCAACATCATGGTGATTGATAGCTGGTTTCCCAGAATTACACAGTGGGGCgatggctgtcaatcaacatgacattGGCAGTTACACccagtcaacagagcagagtggaagagaagctgctgctctgtcaaCATGAAATCACCAGAATTCGCTGTCAAGAGTGATATGTGACCTCTCTATGCTGGCAGAGATCGGTTCAGGGCACAAAAGGTAGGTAGTTAGTAAttatctgcctgttagttcttaggaagAAATAGTTCTGGATAACCTTTTCAAATACAAAGTGGAATGTAACACAGAACAATCTTCATCTTTGCAGGCATGACGGAATTTCGTCGGTACCTGATGCCCACGTTACTGATCGCTGGATGGTTCATTGGCTGTGGAGTGATGGTATATTTTATTTTCTCTTGAAAAGAGTAAGTAGCTCATAGTTATAATTTACAGCATAAATGTGAGATGAAATATTGATTTACCGTCTTCTAAGTCTTCTTCAGATCTATACTCTTTTTTTTCCCTGTATGTTTAGCGCTCTCAGTTTCATAGATATTTTGACCTCGATTCATCATTTGCCTTTTTTAAAAGTAAATTTTTGTCTCTGGTTTTAGTTGTTATTCTTTTTTTTGCTCCGAGTACATAAAAATGAAGCACGCAATTTCTGAATTTGGCAAAAAGTCAAAAATGGTATTTTCTTCTGTCTTTGTTGTTGGTGAAACTTGTAATAAAAATGAAGCTGATATGTCAGATTATTTCCAATATATCATACTTCCAAATAGAATATCATGACTAATAaatatttttgtttgcttttagATACGAGCTAAAGATGTCTGACAAAAAGGAGCTACTTCCACATTGCCCCCTCTCACTCTAAGTGCCCAATGTAGTATCCCAGGAAGATACCAAACTTTGTATTTTAACAATAGCCTATATCAATAgcaaattgtgtttttttattactattattattatgtatattagcttattattattaaatatttaAAGACTTATTTTTCATTTCTTGCTAAAAGcacaaaagaaaacaaaacaaaaaatcaagCAAAGCAAAAGCAGTATTGAAAAATAAAAGAATAACAAATgagttttaataaataaaatataaaaaaatagaataaagGTTATAATATAATTGTATAATACAACAGAATACATATTaaagaacaataataataaagCAGAAAACATAGTACTGCAACCATGTAATTGGGAACACCACTAAGACACAATGTCTAGACTGGCCCAATAATAAGGACACTCCATATATACAATGAAAAACAACAGAAAAAACTGGAGTAGTAGTCTAAAAATTGTCAcaatttattaatacaaaaatacataccgtatattctcaagtataagccgacccgagtataagtcgacccccctaattttgccacaaaaaactgggaaaacttattgactcgagtataagcctggggtaggaaatgcagcagctaccagtgaatttcaaaaataaaaatagatgctccataccgttcattattgccccataagatgctccatataaagctgtgccacatataatgctctgcaccgttcattatggccccatagatgctccatagaaagctgtgccccatatataatgctctgccccgttcattatggccccatagatgctccttataaaactgtgccatatagaatgttctgcaccgttcattattgccccatggatgctccttataatcctgtgccatatataatgttctgcaccgctcattattgccccatagatgctccttataatgctgtgctatatataatgctgctgttgctgctgcaataaaaaaaaatcacatactcaactctcttgctcaggacgccggcgctttcaatatttacctgctactcgtgc
Encoded here:
- the STRIT1 gene encoding sarcoplasmic/endoplasmic reticulum calcium ATPase regulator DWORF; translation: MGEKTSTGSGMTEFRRYLMPTLLIAGWFIGCGVMVYFIFS